One Brachyspira pilosicoli P43/6/78 genomic window carries:
- a CDS encoding leucine-rich repeat domain-containing protein has translation MYKKIVLMILCFLVAISCSNPNSPNTTNTNQTGDTNKVETVTPPGELEKYGVDISQDDDVIASQLESNLKLYFDEKGSYKVILKGIPKDYGFNSTTKSLAYLILNAANTVGANSVDVDISNIDFKNNAVSSLMFLGGVLPEIPLNFIFPVYKIKTIDSYAFFLLYAIKEINIPNSVNTIGAYAFQSCLNLEKIIFGDNLETIGDGAFMYCQLLKELTIPASVKSIGNNAFNGASSLTTLTYLGKTPDDITTKGIGIFDNCTSLTTLIVPNATNPDDEKWKTFLGGKFTIVKQQ, from the coding sequence GTGTATAAAAAAATTGTATTAATGATATTGTGTTTTTTAGTGGCAATATCTTGTTCAAATCCAAATAGTCCAAATACTACAAATACAAATCAAACTGGTGATACAAATAAAGTTGAAACTGTTACGCCTCCTGGTGAATTAGAAAAGTATGGAGTAGATATTTCTCAAGATGATGATGTTATAGCTAGTCAATTAGAATCAAATTTAAAATTATATTTTGATGAAAAAGGAAGTTATAAGGTAATATTAAAAGGTATTCCAAAAGATTATGGTTTTAATTCTACAACGAAATCACTTGCATATTTAATTTTAAATGCTGCTAATACAGTTGGTGCTAATTCTGTAGATGTAGATATTAGTAATATTGATTTTAAAAATAATGCTGTAAGTAGTTTGATGTTTTTAGGTGGAGTTCTTCCAGAGATACCTCTTAATTTTATATTTCCTGTATACAAAATTAAAACTATAGATTCTTATGCATTTTTCTTGTTGTATGCTATAAAAGAAATAAATATACCTAATTCTGTAAATACAATAGGTGCTTATGCTTTTCAAAGTTGTTTAAATTTAGAAAAAATAATATTTGGAGATAATTTAGAAACTATAGGAGATGGAGCATTTATGTATTGTCAATTATTAAAAGAGTTAACTATACCAGCATCAGTAAAATCTATTGGTAATAATGCATTTAATGGTGCATCATCTTTAACTACTCTTACATATTTAGGTAAAACTCCAGATGATATAACAACTAAAGGAATCGGTATATTTGATAATTGCACTAGTCTTACAACGTTAATAGTTCCTAATGCTACAAATCCTGATGATGAGAAATGGAAAACTTTTTTAGGAGGAAAATTCACTATAGTTAAACAGCAGTAA
- a CDS encoding MBOAT family O-acyltransferase: MFWNPKYALLMATSTVVTFLSGILIEKLKYKRIVVAFSFIINIAILVFFKYFDFLLQNINIVLSALNIQLIEKPFDIVLPVGISFYTFQALSYTIDVYRGEIKSEKNIIKYALFVSFFPQLVAGPIERSKHLLGQIQNMDKIKRFDYQRITEGLILMLFGYFQKMVIADRASILVDTVFNRYYIYNSTELVLSALLFAVQIYCDFASYSLIAIGTAKVMGIDLMENFNTPYFARSIKEFWGRWHISLSTWFRDYLYIPLGGNRCSKFRRSINILITFLVSGLWHGANFTFIAWGAIHGVCYLIEDITSKFKNNVLSKLNVKVKSFSFKLLEVIITFIIVDLAWIFF; the protein is encoded by the coding sequence ATGTTTTGGAATCCTAAATATGCATTATTGATGGCTACTTCCACTGTTGTAACTTTTTTAAGCGGTATATTAATAGAAAAATTAAAATATAAAAGAATAGTTGTAGCATTTAGTTTTATAATAAACATTGCAATACTTGTGTTTTTTAAGTATTTTGATTTTTTACTTCAGAATATTAATATTGTATTATCAGCATTAAACATACAATTGATAGAAAAGCCTTTTGATATAGTGCTTCCTGTTGGTATATCATTTTACACTTTTCAGGCATTAAGCTATACTATAGATGTTTACAGAGGTGAAATAAAGTCAGAAAAAAACATTATTAAGTATGCATTGTTTGTATCATTCTTTCCGCAGTTAGTGGCAGGCCCAATAGAGCGTTCAAAACATTTACTCGGTCAAATACAGAACATGGACAAAATAAAAAGGTTTGATTATCAGAGGATAACAGAGGGCTTAATTTTAATGCTTTTTGGTTATTTTCAAAAGATGGTGATAGCGGATAGGGCTTCTATATTGGTGGATACTGTATTTAACAGATATTATATTTATAACTCTACTGAATTAGTATTATCAGCATTGCTTTTTGCTGTACAGATATATTGCGATTTTGCAAGTTATTCACTTATAGCAATAGGAACAGCTAAGGTTATGGGTATAGACTTAATGGAGAATTTCAACACTCCATATTTTGCAAGAAGCATAAAAGAGTTTTGGGGCAGGTGGCATATATCGTTGTCTACTTGGTTTAGGGATTATCTATATATACCTTTGGGCGGAAACAGATGCTCAAAGTTTAGAAGAAGCATAAATATATTAATAACATTTTTAGTAAGCGGTCTTTGGCATGGAGCTAATTTTACTTTTATAGCTTGGGGTGCTATTCATGGTGTATGCTATTTAATAGAAGATATTACATCAAAGTTTAAAAATAATGTTTTAAGTAAGCTTAATGTAAAAGTGAAAAGTTTTAGTTTTAAGCTTCTTGAAGTGATTATTACATTTATAATAGTGGATTTGGCTTGGATATTTTTTTAG
- a CDS encoding AMP-dependent synthetase/ligase: protein MEEYSSIPSAFFDTVKKIPQSPIYRYRNNNGEKVTIVYEKIYDKINAIAKAFDVKGLSGKHVAIFSENRIEWFICDMALLAIGSADVPRGNDSTSEELNYIIEHSDSLAVIVENQYVLNKIDKSSKKIQLIIVLDNSIHEPRNNIYSFSKFLEFGEEALNGDKDFAVKKASKLNNDDTATIIYTSGTTGKPKGVILTHGNILHNVRVLPDIIKLQRGEKLLTVLPIWHIYERTISYVTAIFGCFTAITNKRDLKNDFVEEKPDIFISVPAIWVNIYNGVMKNIDKKPAAVKMMVKSFIQGSVRYIRNLRYQNNMVYLLGDEKKESKKIEYDILPLDPMSHKMAQKLVYKKIKELTGGRLRLTISGGGALPMYIEDFIEATGINLVVGWGITETAPVVTLRSPFKNYRGTCGAPVPEVQIEVRDKNGNICKDGELGVCYIKGPNIFKEYYKDKELTRQAKKDGFFNSGDLGAYTKQGEIVLTGRAKETIVLLTGENVEPQPIENKAMESKYISQIMLVGQDKASTGAIVVIDKDNVKEFLDKHKIHYDENNMENSKDVVKLIKHELSRLVNSKNGFRPYETISKLIITSKDFTIENGMLTQSLKIKRHKIMEEYKDQIENLYTK, encoded by the coding sequence ATGGAAGAATATAGTTCTATACCTAGTGCTTTTTTTGATACTGTAAAAAAAATACCTCAAAGCCCTATTTATAGATATAGGAACAATAATGGTGAAAAAGTAACTATAGTATATGAAAAAATATATGATAAGATAAATGCTATTGCTAAGGCATTTGATGTGAAAGGATTATCTGGTAAGCATGTTGCTATATTTTCAGAAAACCGTATAGAGTGGTTTATATGTGATATGGCACTTTTAGCTATAGGCTCAGCAGATGTTCCTAGAGGAAATGATTCTACATCTGAAGAATTAAATTATATAATAGAGCATAGTGATTCATTGGCTGTAATAGTAGAAAATCAGTATGTACTAAATAAAATAGATAAATCTTCTAAAAAGATACAGCTTATAATTGTTTTAGATAATTCTATTCATGAACCTAGAAATAATATTTATTCATTTAGTAAATTTTTGGAGTTTGGAGAAGAGGCTTTAAATGGTGATAAAGACTTTGCTGTAAAAAAGGCTTCAAAGCTTAATAATGATGATACAGCTACTATAATATATACATCAGGTACAACCGGCAAACCTAAAGGCGTAATACTTACTCATGGAAACATTTTACATAATGTGAGAGTATTGCCTGATATAATAAAACTTCAAAGAGGGGAGAAGCTTTTAACTGTTCTTCCTATATGGCATATATATGAAAGAACAATCTCTTATGTTACTGCTATTTTTGGGTGTTTCACTGCTATCACTAATAAAAGAGATTTAAAAAATGATTTTGTTGAGGAGAAGCCTGATATATTTATATCAGTGCCGGCTATTTGGGTTAATATATATAATGGTGTTATGAAAAATATAGATAAAAAACCTGCAGCAGTAAAAATGATGGTTAAATCTTTTATACAAGGTTCTGTTAGATATATAAGAAATTTAAGATATCAAAATAATATGGTTTATCTTCTTGGAGATGAAAAGAAAGAAAGCAAAAAGATAGAATATGATATATTGCCGTTAGACCCTATGAGTCATAAAATGGCACAAAAATTAGTTTATAAGAAAATAAAAGAACTTACAGGCGGCAGACTTCGTTTAACTATATCAGGAGGCGGAGCTTTGCCTATGTATATAGAAGATTTTATAGAAGCCACTGGAATTAATTTGGTTGTTGGTTGGGGTATTACAGAGACTGCACCTGTTGTAACTTTAAGGTCTCCTTTTAAAAATTACAGAGGAACTTGTGGAGCACCTGTTCCAGAGGTACAAATAGAAGTAAGAGATAAAAACGGAAATATTTGTAAAGATGGGGAATTAGGGGTTTGCTATATTAAAGGACCTAATATTTTTAAAGAGTATTACAAAGATAAAGAATTAACAAGACAGGCTAAAAAAGATGGTTTCTTTAATTCTGGAGATTTGGGTGCTTATACAAAACAAGGTGAAATAGTATTAACAGGAAGGGCAAAAGAGACTATAGTTCTTTTAACAGGTGAAAATGTTGAGCCTCAGCCTATAGAAAATAAAGCTATGGAATCTAAATATATTTCCCAAATAATGCTTGTAGGTCAGGATAAAGCTTCTACAGGTGCTATAGTTGTAATAGATAAAGATAATGTTAAAGAGTTTTTGGATAAGCATAAAATACATTATGATGAAAATAATATGGAAAACTCTAAAGATGTTGTTAAACTTATTAAGCATGAATTAAGCAGATTGGTTAATAGTAAAAATGGTTTTAGACCTTATGAAACTATATCTAAGCTTATTATAACAAGCAAAGACTTTACTATAGAAAATGGCATGCTTACTCAATCATTAAAAATAAAAAGACATAAAATAATGGAAGAATATAAAGACCAAATAGAAAATCTTTATACAAAATAA
- a CDS encoding leucine-rich repeat domain-containing protein, protein MYKKILLIMLCFLFAMSCSSPSNPDNTNNGDIVNGGGSGNGGGSGNTGDGGSTGDGGNTDIPWTEIAPPLPVLDEEAKTYGIDISQDDTLIKEKIKTRLEECKKEGNGYKIIFIGTPKAEYSQRSALARMVLEAAKEIFAYNVTIDISKIYFNERKIKYRMFEGANGLNPSYKLTFIFPENIIRLIDNSAFIRNYQALQEITIPDSVIGIGATAFQQGSGLKTVKFGENSKLEYIGDLAFSYCPISEITIPASVNYLGTKPFGDSITTVTYLGTKPDAIKHNGDVFKGYTSIQTLIVPNAENISDPAWKTFLGGNFTEVKQHK, encoded by the coding sequence ATGTATAAAAAAATTTTATTAATAATGTTATGTTTTTTATTTGCAATGTCATGTTCAAGTCCGAGTAATCCAGATAATACAAATAATGGAGATATAGTAAACGGAGGAGGATCTGGAAATGGTGGCGGTTCTGGAAATACGGGAGATGGAGGAAGTACAGGCGATGGAGGAAATACTGATATACCTTGGACTGAAATAGCTCCGCCTTTGCCTGTTTTAGATGAAGAAGCAAAAACTTATGGTATAGATATTTCTCAAGATGATACTTTAATAAAAGAGAAAATAAAAACTAGATTGGAAGAGTGCAAGAAAGAAGGTAATGGATATAAAATAATATTTATAGGAACTCCAAAAGCTGAATATTCTCAGCGAAGTGCTCTTGCGAGAATGGTATTAGAAGCCGCAAAAGAAATATTTGCATATAATGTAACTATAGATATTAGTAAAATTTATTTTAATGAAAGAAAGATAAAATATAGAATGTTTGAAGGGGCTAATGGTTTAAATCCTTCTTATAAATTAACTTTTATATTTCCAGAAAATATAATAAGACTTATAGATAACAGTGCTTTTATACGTAACTATCAGGCTTTACAAGAAATTACAATACCTGATTCTGTTATTGGTATTGGAGCTACTGCTTTTCAACAAGGTTCAGGGTTAAAAACAGTAAAATTTGGTGAAAATAGTAAACTTGAATATATAGGAGATTTAGCTTTTTCTTATTGTCCAATAAGTGAAATAACTATACCGGCATCTGTTAATTATTTAGGTACAAAACCATTTGGAGATTCTATAACTACTGTTACTTATTTGGGAACAAAGCCTGATGCTATAAAACATAATGGAGATGTATTTAAAGGTTATACTAGTATTCAAACTTTAATAGTACCTAATGCTGAAAATATATCTGACCCTGCTTGGAAAACTTTTTTAGGAGGTAATTTTACTGAAGTTAAACAACATAAATAA
- a CDS encoding SGNH/GDSL hydrolase family protein: MIKNTIKIICFIAIFVTLLWFSSRALRFKNENGIYQGDSFYEQKTNSIDVIFLGSSHVHYNVNPAILYNEYGIAAYNFTSGSQPIWSTYHYLIEVLKYQKPKLIALESYIIAASRTNVVDYQIVAATYALKWSENRINSLKVTAAERFDEFINPMYRYHNRYKDLKPEDFVPYANNYNHYKYFKGYSFHNKTFPVKEPNIKNIKDSLPLLEQQETYYRKILELAKTNNIPIVVIASPFPMTDEEAMHFNRVGEIAKEYDVPFMNFNHYYDDYDLDFWRDYNDSGHLNYKGVQKYTSFLGKYLKDNFDLPDRRGDTNYYTWERNSLYEYNKVYDMGLRDTDNIYDYIEKITNLNDYTIVINMLGEYSTNDNVVKSLYSNFNITNEIYTNNVSYVIDKNKLVFSSMGETNYIYHKELNKYNDLAIDSGNRILISRSNLRETTNGVNIIVYDNITSEVVDYFDLPYTNDSISETIERDY, translated from the coding sequence ATGATAAAAAACACTATAAAAATTATTTGCTTTATAGCTATATTTGTTACATTGCTTTGGTTTTCAAGCAGAGCGTTAAGATTTAAAAATGAAAATGGTATATATCAAGGCGACAGTTTTTATGAACAGAAAACCAATTCTATAGATGTAATATTTTTGGGAAGCAGTCATGTGCATTATAATGTTAATCCTGCTATACTTTATAATGAATATGGAATTGCTGCTTATAACTTCACTTCTGGAAGCCAGCCTATTTGGAGTACTTATCATTATTTAATTGAAGTTTTAAAATATCAAAAGCCTAAACTAATTGCATTAGAGTCTTATATTATTGCAGCAAGCAGAACTAATGTTGTTGATTATCAAATAGTTGCAGCCACTTATGCATTAAAATGGTCAGAAAATAGAATAAACTCTCTAAAAGTAACAGCAGCAGAAAGGTTTGATGAGTTTATTAACCCAATGTATAGATATCATAACAGATACAAAGATTTAAAACCAGAAGATTTTGTGCCTTATGCTAATAATTATAATCATTATAAATATTTTAAAGGTTATTCATTTCATAATAAAACATTTCCTGTAAAAGAGCCTAATATAAAAAATATTAAAGATAGCCTGCCTTTGTTAGAACAGCAAGAAACATATTACAGAAAAATATTAGAGTTAGCAAAAACAAATAATATACCTATTGTTGTAATAGCTTCTCCTTTCCCTATGACCGATGAAGAGGCAATGCATTTTAATAGAGTAGGGGAAATTGCAAAAGAGTATGATGTTCCTTTTATGAATTTCAATCATTACTATGATGATTATGATTTAGATTTTTGGAGAGATTATAATGATTCTGGGCATTTAAATTATAAGGGTGTTCAGAAATATACTTCTTTTTTGGGTAAATATTTAAAAGATAATTTTGATTTGCCGGATAGAAGAGGAGATACTAATTATTATACTTGGGAGAGAAATTCTTTATATGAGTATAATAAAGTTTATGATATGGGTTTAAGGGATACAGATAATATTTATGATTATATAGAAAAAATCACTAATCTTAATGATTATACTATAGTTATAAATATGCTTGGTGAGTATTCCACTAATGATAATGTGGTTAAGAGTTTGTATTCCAATTTTAATATAACAAATGAAATATATACTAATAATGTTTCTTATGTTATAGATAAAAACAAGCTTGTATTTTCTTCAATGGGAGAGACTAATTATATTTATCATAAAGAGCTTAATAAGTATAATGATTTAGCAATTGACAGCGGAAACAGAATACTTATAAGCAGGAGCAATTTAAGAGAGACTACTAATGGTGTTAACATAATAGTTTATGATAATATCACTTCAGAAGTAGTTGATTATTTTGATTTGCCTTACACTAATGATTCTATATCAGAAACAATAGAAAGAGATTATTAA
- a CDS encoding leucine-rich repeat domain-containing protein, translating to MHKKIILLILFLIFIISCSSPSNPDNGNEGNNVGSTVPPPTGPTEEELIAKYGIDIGQEDTVISQKIEENLKAYYTEMGSYRVIFTGTPKDYGTFESLYTLTLKAALKVSSSMNIELDIKNINFQDGSIKTGMFKGYSIDGTENIFINFIFPENKITTIGMKAFEALYNTKEIIIPDSVITISEMAFYFSTSIEKLILSKNLKTIGDQAFLYAQGLKELVIPDSVTSIGVGAFSGSFIETLKLSSSLETIGDSAFDSSNIKELTIPASLKSIGSIAFAYSQQLTTVTYLGTTPNSITFTGTSPGTGIFERCDMLTTLRLPNVDNPVPTEWQNFLGGSFTTVTK from the coding sequence ATGCATAAAAAAATAATATTGTTAATTTTATTTTTAATTTTTATAATTTCATGTTCAAGTCCGAGTAATCCAGATAATGGCAATGAGGGTAATAATGTAGGCTCTACAGTACCACCACCTACAGGCCCAACAGAAGAAGAATTAATAGCGAAATATGGTATAGATATAGGTCAAGAGGACACAGTAATAAGTCAAAAAATAGAAGAGAATTTAAAAGCTTATTATACTGAAATGGGTTCGTATAGAGTAATATTTACAGGAACTCCTAAAGATTATGGAACTTTTGAATCTCTTTATACTTTAACTTTAAAAGCAGCATTAAAAGTTAGTTCCTCTATGAATATAGAGTTGGATATAAAAAATATTAATTTTCAAGACGGCTCTATAAAAACAGGTATGTTTAAAGGATATAGTATTGATGGTACTGAAAATATATTTATCAATTTTATATTTCCAGAAAATAAGATAACAACTATAGGAATGAAGGCTTTTGAGGCTTTATATAATACAAAAGAAATAATAATACCAGATTCTGTAATCACAATAAGCGAAATGGCGTTTTATTTTTCTACTAGTATAGAGAAGTTAATTTTAAGTAAAAATCTTAAAACTATAGGGGATCAGGCTTTTCTATATGCTCAAGGTTTGAAAGAATTAGTTATTCCTGATTCTGTAACATCAATAGGAGTTGGAGCGTTTAGCGGATCATTTATAGAAACATTAAAGTTATCTTCTTCATTAGAAACAATAGGGGATTCAGCTTTTGATTCTAGTAATATTAAAGAGCTTACAATACCGGCATCTCTAAAATCAATAGGAAGTATAGCATTTGCATATTCTCAACAATTAACTACAGTAACTTATTTAGGCACAACTCCTAATAGTATAACATTTACAGGAACGTCACCAGGAACAGGCATATTTGAAAGATGTGATATGCTTACAACTTTGAGATTACCAAATGTTGATAATCCAGTTCCTACTGAATGGCAAAATTTTTTAGGCGGAAGTTTTACTACTGTAACAAAATAA
- the dnaG gene encoding DNA primase, with protein sequence MDTLFTEKLNQLLSNVSLIDILRDRYKVISRGGSQYTVQCPFHKDGQEANPSMSVDDSKGIYKCFTCGAKGNVFTYLKEKEAMDFKEAVKYLGNRFSIDTSNFFSQKNKHKDQVFVESKRINKIACNFFGKNLLLKNNNGEYFYKEAIDYLKKRKIPFSIIKEFKIGYAPPSWNALIKALNENNISTNNINALGLASISKNNPNHFYDTFINRIMFPIINEKEEIIGFGGRSIDGKEPKYLNSKESLIFKKKSALYGINIAKTHIMKKDEVILVEGYMDTIACHKMNIKNVVGSLGTAITEEHAKEIKKYTNNVVLALDNDEAGQKATKMAILTLLKFDLKLTILLIETTKDLDEFFTINNANGFDILYNKKLAWYDFLLKTSTNKDIALLTIEEKLYIVKLFYNYLDVLKSETEKQMIISHISSELSIDRDAFNRDYLRTLTNKVQNTKVVSALQKPIKDNKFYYENSLIYLLALNPSLIKEAEKEIGVDLIKKDITREFYIRLLTLNKDATAEDALNVLGNEHIANQIRSKKKLYTDNIQEKLEELIVKIKSGDIDYRREEVLKTTTLQSNEGFEAICNKAREIHLLNKQKEKLYQGSDYDD encoded by the coding sequence GTGGATACTTTATTTACAGAAAAACTAAATCAGCTTTTATCCAATGTCTCTTTAATAGATATATTGAGAGATAGATATAAAGTTATATCTAGAGGCGGAAGTCAATACACCGTTCAATGCCCCTTTCATAAAGATGGTCAAGAGGCAAATCCTTCTATGTCTGTTGATGATTCTAAAGGTATATACAAATGTTTTACATGCGGTGCTAAAGGAAATGTATTTACATACCTAAAAGAAAAAGAGGCTATGGATTTTAAAGAGGCTGTAAAATATCTTGGAAACAGATTTTCTATTGATACTAGCAATTTCTTCTCTCAAAAAAATAAACATAAAGACCAAGTATTTGTAGAAAGTAAAAGAATAAATAAAATAGCCTGCAACTTCTTTGGTAAAAACCTTCTATTAAAGAATAATAATGGAGAATATTTTTATAAAGAAGCTATAGATTATCTAAAAAAAAGAAAAATACCATTTTCAATTATAAAAGAGTTTAAAATAGGATATGCTCCTCCAAGCTGGAATGCTTTAATTAAGGCTTTAAACGAAAATAATATAAGCACAAACAATATAAATGCATTAGGGTTAGCAAGCATAAGCAAAAATAATCCAAATCATTTTTATGACACATTTATAAATAGAATAATGTTTCCGATAATCAATGAAAAAGAGGAGATTATAGGCTTTGGCGGAAGAAGCATTGATGGAAAAGAGCCTAAATATTTAAACTCAAAAGAGAGCTTAATATTCAAAAAGAAATCTGCTCTATACGGCATAAATATAGCCAAAACACATATAATGAAGAAAGATGAAGTTATATTAGTAGAAGGCTATATGGATACAATCGCTTGCCACAAAATGAATATAAAAAATGTTGTTGGAAGCTTAGGTACTGCCATTACAGAAGAACATGCAAAAGAAATAAAAAAATATACCAACAATGTAGTTTTAGCTTTAGATAATGATGAAGCGGGGCAAAAAGCTACTAAAATGGCTATATTAACACTATTGAAGTTTGATTTAAAATTGACTATACTATTGATAGAAACAACTAAAGATTTAGATGAGTTTTTTACTATAAATAATGCTAATGGTTTTGATATACTATATAATAAAAAACTTGCTTGGTATGATTTTTTGTTAAAAACATCAACCAATAAAGACATAGCATTACTTACTATAGAAGAAAAGTTATATATAGTAAAGTTATTTTATAATTATTTAGATGTTTTGAAAAGTGAGACTGAAAAACAAATGATAATCTCTCATATTTCATCAGAACTTTCTATTGACAGAGATGCTTTCAATAGAGATTATTTAAGAACTTTAACTAATAAAGTTCAAAACACAAAAGTTGTTTCTGCTTTACAAAAACCTATAAAAGATAACAAATTTTACTATGAAAATAGTTTAATATATTTACTTGCTTTAAATCCATCTTTAATAAAAGAGGCAGAGAAAGAGATAGGTGTAGATCTTATTAAAAAAGATATCACAAGGGAATTTTATATAAGGCTCTTAACTCTTAATAAAGATGCAACAGCTGAAGATGCTCTTAATGTATTAGGAAACGAGCATATAGCTAATCAGATAAGAAGCAAGAAAAAATTGTATACTGATAATATACAAGAAAAATTAGAGGAGCTTATTGTAAAGATAAAAAGCGGGGATATAGACTATAGGAGAGAGGAAGTATTAAAAACTACAACACTCCAAAGTAATGAAGGATTTGAAGCTATATGTAATAAAGCCCGAGAAATACATTTACTAAATAAGCAAAAGGAAAAACTATATCAAGGAAGTGATTATGATGATTGA
- the saoT gene encoding thioredoxin-like (seleno)protein SaoT — MSKVLVEFINTCPTCDGYSSYLKELQETYKDKIEVKLYYAGKDFDYLAKYGMVDRGTLIINEKNRYDVLSKKLIEQEIKKAIETQNS, encoded by the coding sequence ATGTCTAAAGTATTGGTGGAATTTATAAATACCTGTCCTACCTGCGATGGGTATTCATCATATTTAAAAGAACTTCAAGAAACGTATAAAGATAAAATAGAAGTAAAACTCTACTACGCAGGCAAAGATTTTGATTATTTAGCAAAATATGGAATGGTAGATAGAGGCACATTAATTATAAATGAAAAAAACAGATATGATGTGTTAAGCAAAAAGTTAATAGAACAAGAAATTAAAAAAGCTATAGAAACACAAAACTCTTAA
- a CDS encoding class I SAM-dependent methyltransferase, translating into MSEVKKNYYGSLCTEMYEILHKKAPEDELNFYLSYAEKGKKILEPLCGSGRFLIPFIERGFDITGIDMSNEMLKKLKLKFPNAKTIHTDIMEYDPKEKFDYIFISSGSVSLFTDIDICKQILTRIKNWLCKTGKFVFAVDTIKNRCIDDNDYNIAVSVKTKENFEIVLKSKNYYEEKTQTQFSPSIYEMYNNAELIQSEFMDFQTHLYKYGEMEQYLKEVGFTQVKTFSSFEKEIAVNDECDMFLFECSFL; encoded by the coding sequence ATGAGTGAAGTTAAAAAAAATTATTATGGCAGTCTTTGTACTGAAATGTATGAGATACTACATAAAAAAGCACCTGAAGATGAATTAAACTTTTATTTATCTTATGCTGAAAAAGGTAAAAAGATTTTAGAACCTTTATGCGGAAGCGGAAGATTTCTTATTCCATTTATAGAAAGAGGGTTTGACATAACAGGAATAGATATGTCTAATGAAATGCTGAAAAAACTAAAATTAAAATTTCCTAATGCAAAAACAATTCATACTGATATTATGGAATATGACCCAAAAGAGAAATTTGATTATATATTTATTAGTTCAGGTTCAGTATCATTGTTTACAGATATTGATATTTGCAAACAAATTCTAACAAGAATAAAGAACTGGCTTTGTAAAACGGGTAAATTTGTTTTTGCAGTTGATACAATAAAAAATAGATGTATAGATGATAATGATTATAATATTGCTGTATCTGTCAAAACAAAAGAAAATTTTGAAATAGTGCTTAAATCAAAAAATTATTATGAAGAGAAAACTCAAACTCAATTCTCGCCATCAATTTATGAAATGTATAATAATGCTGAATTGATTCAAAGTGAGTTTATGGATTTTCAGACGCACCTTTATAAATATGGTGAAATGGAGCAGTATTTAAAAGAAGTTGGATTTACTCAAGTTAAAACATTTTCTTCTTTTGAAAAGGAAATTGCAGTTAATGATGAATGTGATATGTTTTTATTTGAATGTAGTTTTTTATAA
- a CDS encoding glycosyltransferase — translation MGRLEKVKNLENAIIAFKSFLERIDNKDLKFIIAGKGRYEEKLKKLVSNIGMERNIVFLGFVSDEEKKDLLNRSYALIMPAINEPFGLTVIEALYSSCISIISKYSGVYEVAKDCSINCDMNSVNDISNAIYEVYINNNNIKRKLLSNNILSIFKVDSYCLSLLEYIENHL, via the coding sequence GTGGGGAGATTAGAAAAAGTTAAAAATCTAGAAAATGCCATTATTGCTTTTAAGAGCTTTTTAGAGAGAATTGATAATAAAGATTTAAAGTTTATTATAGCAGGTAAGGGTAGGTATGAAGAGAAATTAAAAAAATTAGTTTCTAATATTGGAATGGAAAGAAACATCGTATTTCTTGGTTTTGTTAGCGATGAAGAAAAGAAAGATTTATTAAATAGAAGTTATGCTCTTATTATGCCTGCTATAAATGAACCTTTTGGACTTACTGTTATAGAGGCACTTTACTCTTCTTGTATTTCAATTATTTCAAAGTATTCTGGTGTTTATGAAGTTGCAAAAGATTGCAGTATAAATTGCGATATGAATAGTGTTAATGATATATCTAATGCTATATATGAAGTATATATTAACAATAACAACATAAAAAGAAAATTACTGTCTAATAATATTTTATCAATTTTTAAAGTGGATAGTTACTGCTTAAGTCTTTTAGAGTATATTGAAAATCACTTGTAA